Proteins from a genomic interval of Schaalia odontolytica:
- a CDS encoding DUF5998 family protein, giving the protein MDTWTRIERGGFYPRAVKSALRRALGGAEPLATLCQVDTGFDRGAVFRHLTIASLTERAIIQLHVDEMEGGSVSIATAVRRASDIAGYSTMEVYADPENASGLTEMTIALDLGGARRLEIEAAQCEDPHCVADHGFTGTSFPDDMTFRISAAADGQDALAEGLAFVERIAHLSGTRSRAEGAQ; this is encoded by the coding sequence ATGGACACATGGACCCGTATCGAACGCGGCGGCTTCTACCCCCGGGCAGTCAAGAGCGCGCTGCGTCGGGCGCTGGGAGGCGCCGAACCTCTGGCCACCCTGTGCCAGGTCGACACGGGCTTCGACCGCGGCGCGGTCTTCCGACACCTGACCATCGCCTCGCTCACCGAACGAGCGATCATCCAGCTGCACGTGGACGAAATGGAAGGCGGGTCGGTCTCCATTGCGACGGCCGTGCGCCGCGCCAGCGACATCGCCGGATATTCCACGATGGAGGTCTACGCGGACCCCGAGAACGCCTCCGGGCTCACCGAGATGACGATTGCCCTGGACCTGGGAGGAGCGAGGCGCCTCGAGATCGAAGCCGCGCAGTGCGAGGATCCCCACTGCGTGGCCGACCACGGCTTCACCGGCACCTCTTTTCCCGACGACATGACCTTTCGCATCTCCGCCGCCGCCGATGGCCAGGACGCACTGGCGGAAGGCCTCGCATTCGTCGAACGGATCGCGCACCTATCCGGCACCCGCAGCCGGGCGGAGGGCGCGCAATGA
- a CDS encoding DNA gyrase/topoisomerase IV subunit A → MAKKDHVVDIPEADENISEIDVSAEMRGSFLEYAVSVIYARALPDARDGLKPVQRRILFQMDQMGLRPDKGHVKSQRVVGEVMGKLHPHGDSAIYEALVRLAQPFNLRVPLVDGHGNFGSLDDGPAAARYTEARMAPSAVDLVTGLDEDTVDFVPNYDNQFMQPDVLPAAFPQLLVNGASGIAVGMATNIAPHNLCEAIAGAIHLLDHPSASVADLMRYVPGPDLPEGGVIVGLDGIKEAYETGRGAFKTRAKVQIERVTARKMGIVVTQLPYMVGPEKVIEKIKENASAGRLKGISSVQNLTDRVHGLRLVIEVKNGFNPEAVLQQLYQRTPLEDSFSINAVALVGGQPRTLGLKEILQVFLDHRLDVTTRRSRFRLGKCEDRLHLVEGLLVAILDIDDVIAIIRSSDDAEVARERLMTAFDLSEAQATYILELRLRRLTKFSRIELESERDDLLVKIAQLREILDDPELLRALVKKELREVSDRLGTPRRTLLLASTGAPVGAGADDAALAALPSVSRSGKGLDLQIPDDPCVVVLSSSGALARVEGGEPLEPGPRAASDGWRAQLASSVRSQVAVVTQDGIAHRIDVVDLPALPRFDTGLSLAAAMPSELLLHTDSAPVGLLDPDGTDVVAMGTARGTVKRLRPDVLQRDEWEVIALEDGDRLVGFDRCSDDADLVFISSDAQLLRTSAAKVRPQGRTAGGMAGMKLNAGAEALGFWVVEAPIDAVVVTVAAALGALPGTGQTTVKVTPFDCYPAKGRGGQGVRCQRFLRGEDRLDIAWVGTKPARAASADGSPIELPTEDERRDGSGVPITFAIASIG, encoded by the coding sequence ATGGCTAAGAAGGACCATGTCGTTGATATTCCCGAGGCGGACGAGAACATCTCCGAGATCGATGTCTCGGCGGAGATGCGCGGGTCTTTCTTGGAGTATGCGGTCTCGGTCATCTACGCCCGCGCCCTTCCCGATGCTCGCGATGGGCTCAAGCCCGTTCAGCGTCGCATCCTCTTCCAGATGGATCAGATGGGGCTGCGCCCCGACAAGGGGCACGTGAAGTCCCAGCGCGTGGTCGGCGAGGTCATGGGCAAGCTTCACCCTCACGGCGATTCCGCGATTTACGAGGCCCTGGTGCGCCTCGCCCAACCCTTCAACCTGCGGGTTCCCCTGGTGGACGGGCACGGCAACTTCGGTTCCCTGGACGACGGCCCGGCGGCTGCGCGTTACACGGAGGCGCGCATGGCCCCCTCCGCTGTGGATCTCGTGACCGGTCTGGATGAGGACACCGTCGACTTCGTGCCCAACTACGACAATCAGTTCATGCAGCCCGACGTGCTGCCCGCCGCGTTCCCCCAGCTCCTGGTCAACGGCGCGTCGGGCATCGCGGTGGGCATGGCCACCAACATCGCGCCGCACAATCTCTGCGAGGCCATCGCCGGCGCGATTCACCTCCTGGATCATCCCTCGGCGAGCGTCGCCGACCTGATGCGCTACGTTCCCGGCCCTGACCTGCCCGAGGGCGGGGTCATCGTGGGCTTGGACGGTATCAAGGAGGCCTACGAGACGGGGCGCGGCGCGTTCAAGACGCGGGCGAAGGTGCAGATCGAGCGGGTGACGGCGCGCAAGATGGGCATCGTTGTCACCCAGCTGCCCTACATGGTGGGGCCGGAGAAGGTCATCGAGAAGATCAAGGAGAACGCCAGCGCGGGGCGCCTGAAGGGCATCTCGTCGGTGCAGAACCTGACCGACCGCGTCCACGGGCTTCGCCTGGTGATCGAGGTGAAGAACGGCTTCAACCCGGAGGCGGTGCTCCAGCAGCTGTATCAGCGCACCCCCTTGGAGGATTCCTTCTCGATCAACGCCGTCGCGCTGGTGGGCGGACAGCCGCGCACGCTGGGGCTCAAGGAGATACTTCAGGTCTTCCTCGATCATCGCCTGGACGTGACGACGCGTCGTAGTCGCTTCCGGCTGGGTAAGTGCGAGGATCGCCTGCACCTGGTGGAGGGCCTGCTGGTCGCGATCCTCGACATCGATGACGTGATCGCAATCATTCGTTCGTCCGACGATGCCGAGGTGGCCCGCGAGCGGTTGATGACGGCGTTTGACCTGTCCGAGGCTCAGGCAACCTACATCCTGGAGCTGAGGCTGCGGCGCCTGACGAAGTTCTCGCGCATCGAGTTGGAGTCCGAGCGTGACGATCTGTTGGTAAAGATCGCCCAGCTGCGCGAAATCCTGGACGATCCGGAGCTGCTGCGTGCCCTGGTGAAGAAGGAGCTGCGCGAGGTCTCCGATCGCCTCGGCACTCCCCGGCGCACCCTGCTGCTGGCGTCGACGGGAGCCCCCGTGGGTGCGGGTGCCGACGACGCAGCGCTGGCTGCGCTGCCGTCGGTGTCGCGTTCGGGCAAGGGCCTGGACCTGCAGATTCCGGACGACCCGTGCGTGGTGGTCCTGTCCTCGTCGGGCGCCCTCGCACGCGTCGAGGGCGGGGAACCGCTGGAGCCGGGTCCGCGGGCCGCCTCGGACGGGTGGCGCGCGCAGCTGGCGTCCTCGGTGCGCTCCCAGGTGGCCGTCGTCACCCAGGACGGCATCGCGCACCGCATCGACGTGGTTGACCTGCCTGCGCTCCCCCGTTTCGACACGGGCCTATCTCTGGCCGCGGCGATGCCCTCGGAGTTGTTGTTGCACACGGATTCGGCGCCGGTCGGCCTGTTGGATCCCGACGGCACGGATGTCGTGGCGATGGGCACGGCCCGTGGCACGGTCAAGCGCTTGCGCCCGGACGTGCTCCAGCGAGACGAGTGGGAGGTCATCGCCCTGGAGGACGGGGATCGCCTGGTGGGCTTCGATCGGTGCAGCGACGACGCGGACCTGGTGTTCATCTCGTCGGATGCCCAGCTGCTGCGCACGTCGGCGGCGAAGGTGCGCCCGCAGGGGCGCACCGCAGGCGGGATGGCTGGCATGAAGCTAAACGCGGGAGCCGAGGCCCTGGGTTTTTGGGTGGTAGAGGCTCCCATTGACGCGGTCGTGGTGACGGTGGCGGCGGCGCTGGGGGCGCTGCCGGGCACGGGGCAGACGACCGTGAAGGTCACGCCCTTCGATTGCTACCCGGCGAAGGGGCGCGGCGGCCAGGGGGTGCGCTGCCAGCGTTTCCTGCGCGGGGAGGATCGGCTCGACATCGCGTGGGTGGGCACGAAGCCGGCACGCGCCGCTTCTGCGGATGGTTCCCCCATCGAGCTGCCGACCGAGGACGAGCGCCGCGACGGCTCGGGCGTGCCGATCACCTTCGCGATCGCGTCGATCGGCTGA
- a CDS encoding S8 family peptidase: protein MGPAPMVTLTTTRWPGRRSGGCAALAAALACAGAFLPAPPARATDPITAADQSYFAYYHLDQARAKGYTGKGVTIAMLDGEVDTGAVELSGASISDKPQCTVTSSPHSKGHGTSVASVLVSSAYGIAPEATLLTYRTASTEDGDQASSDCQVGSQLDKHKYAWLLNAAMNDGAQIINLSASSHSHSDELKWTIARSMSQGAIITAAVGNDAQDDNDAALSKWSGVVGVSAIGVDSARQDYSSWGQGVTVAAIGGPLSVHDYGTGRVAQVSGTSVSAPIVAGVLALARQKWPNATSNQLLQLLVTTGLNPDHGWNQYTGYGGIDPGAILNTDPTQLPDENPLADKGGGSSPTPGEVRQYADGLVDPTEIVNDNSYTYRGIDETTLKNPANGYPTHIGTSPSYHAK, encoded by the coding sequence ATGGGACCCGCGCCAATGGTGACCTTGACGACAACGAGATGGCCCGGGCGACGGAGTGGGGGCTGCGCCGCGCTGGCGGCCGCGCTCGCGTGTGCGGGTGCCTTCCTGCCCGCACCCCCCGCGCGCGCCACCGATCCGATCACCGCCGCCGACCAGTCCTACTTCGCCTACTACCACCTGGACCAGGCGCGCGCCAAAGGATACACGGGCAAGGGTGTGACCATAGCAATGCTGGACGGCGAGGTGGATACCGGAGCTGTGGAGCTCTCCGGGGCTTCAATCTCTGACAAACCGCAGTGTACGGTCACCTCGTCACCACACTCCAAAGGCCACGGAACGTCAGTTGCTTCGGTTCTTGTATCAAGTGCTTACGGCATCGCACCCGAAGCGACCTTGTTGACCTATCGAACGGCATCGACGGAAGACGGTGACCAAGCGTCCTCCGACTGTCAGGTTGGTTCACAGCTCGACAAGCATAAGTACGCGTGGCTGCTCAATGCTGCCATGAACGACGGTGCCCAGATCATCAACCTCTCGGCATCAAGCCACTCACACAGCGACGAGTTGAAATGGACTATCGCTCGTTCCATGTCCCAGGGCGCCATCATCACCGCGGCGGTGGGCAACGACGCGCAGGACGATAACGATGCGGCGCTGTCGAAGTGGTCCGGCGTCGTCGGCGTGAGCGCGATCGGCGTCGACAGCGCGAGGCAGGACTACTCCTCCTGGGGGCAGGGCGTCACAGTAGCAGCAATCGGAGGTCCCCTGTCCGTTCATGACTACGGCACTGGACGAGTCGCTCAGGTATCGGGCACATCTGTCTCTGCCCCCATCGTCGCAGGCGTGCTCGCCCTCGCACGCCAAAAGTGGCCCAACGCCACCAGCAACCAGCTCCTCCAGCTCCTCGTCACGACGGGACTCAACCCCGACCACGGGTGGAACCAGTACACGGGCTACGGCGGCATCGACCCCGGCGCGATCCTCAACACCGACCCCACGCAGCTGCCCGACGAGAACCCCCTGGCCGACAAGGGAGGCGGAAGCAGCCCCACCCCGGGCGAGGTGCGCCAATACGCCGACGGCCTCGTGGATCCCACCGAGATCGTCAACGACAACTCATACACCTACCGGGGGATAGACGAAACCACGCTCAAGAACCCCGCGAACGGCTACCCGACCCACATCGGAACCAGCCCGAGCTACCACGCCAAGTAG
- a CDS encoding carbohydrate kinase family protein, translated as MTRIVNIGEALIDEITRPNTAPVEVVGGSMLNVAAGLTRLGHDCELATWFADDARGAKVREHAQNAGVTLTPGSDAAEFTTVAHASLDERGRATYEFDLSWDVPAVNDPDTVGHVHTGSYAVAVQPGGEKVLAAVKRQAIRGTVSYDPNIRPALLGTPDEARPHVEAIVALADVVKASDEDLEWLYPGRPVEDVIREWSQSGPALIVCTRGPWGVYIKTEAERDMLVVDPLDVELVDTVGAGDSLMAGLISGLLDADLLGSGEAKQRLREASWDQILPAIHRGIVTSGITILHAGAYSPTREEVASVLAADPKLRG; from the coding sequence ATGACTAGGATCGTGAACATTGGTGAAGCGCTCATCGATGAGATTACTCGCCCAAACACCGCCCCCGTCGAGGTCGTCGGCGGCTCGATGCTCAACGTTGCGGCCGGCTTGACCCGCCTGGGTCATGACTGTGAGCTAGCCACCTGGTTCGCGGACGACGCGCGCGGCGCGAAGGTGCGCGAGCACGCGCAGAACGCCGGGGTGACCCTGACCCCCGGCAGCGACGCGGCCGAATTCACCACGGTCGCGCACGCCTCGCTGGACGAGCGTGGCCGCGCCACCTACGAGTTCGACCTGTCGTGGGATGTGCCCGCTGTCAACGACCCAGACACGGTCGGTCACGTGCACACGGGCTCCTATGCGGTCGCCGTGCAACCCGGCGGCGAGAAGGTCCTAGCCGCGGTCAAGCGCCAGGCCATCCGCGGCACGGTCTCCTACGACCCGAACATTCGACCCGCGCTGCTGGGCACGCCCGACGAGGCGCGCCCCCACGTTGAGGCCATCGTTGCCCTCGCGGATGTCGTCAAGGCCTCCGACGAAGACCTCGAGTGGCTCTACCCGGGCCGTCCCGTCGAGGACGTGATCCGCGAGTGGTCCCAGTCGGGTCCGGCACTGATCGTGTGCACCCGAGGTCCGTGGGGCGTGTACATCAAGACCGAAGCCGAGCGCGACATGCTCGTCGTCGACCCCCTTGACGTTGAGCTCGTGGACACGGTGGGCGCCGGGGATTCCCTGATGGCGGGCCTCATCTCCGGTCTGCTGGATGCCGACCTCCTGGGGTCCGGCGAGGCGAAGCAGCGCCTGCGCGAGGCGTCGTGGGACCAGATCCTGCCCGCGATCCACCGCGGCATCGTCACCTCCGGCATCACGATCCTGCACGCGGGCGCCTACTCGCCCACGCGCGAGGAGGTTGCCTCCGTCCTGGCCGCGGACCCGAAGCTGCGCGGCTAA
- a CDS encoding sugar porter family MFS transporter gives MTTKPSAPPTSIPPLVIRSAIVASLGGLLFGFDTAVISGAEEKLTKLYALSSTGEGMIVAIATIGTIIGAIIAGKLADRFGRKPVLFWIGILFGVGALATALAPLPTLTPLGDGKFEASSSFPITFFMLFRFLGGIGVGLSSVVAPIYTAEIAPARVRGRLVGLVQFNIVFGILLAYASNAIIREIAHEDIAWRWMLGVMAVPAVFFLIFLATVPETPRWLLANGREERAVKISERLTTSRAEFDEQIAEIKAQIAEDASGGKVAFFTRRYRKVILMAFCIAMFNQLSGINAILYYAPKVMRLAGGEEVLGAAFPYVASVIVGLMNLITTMAALTVIDKLGRRQLMIVGSIGYLISLGFLSAIMFAYKGGVFEEGSAVPVWLILVGLLAFIASHAFGQGSVIWVFISEIFPNRVRARGQSLGSLTHWVFAFVITYAFPVLADKLGGGFAFGIFFLAMIGQLFWVLKVMPETKGIPLEEMEEKLGLTND, from the coding sequence ATGACCACGAAGCCGTCAGCACCACCCACATCCATTCCGCCATTGGTCATTCGAAGTGCCATCGTCGCCTCCCTCGGCGGTCTGCTCTTCGGCTTTGACACGGCCGTCATCTCGGGTGCAGAAGAGAAACTCACCAAGCTGTATGCCCTATCCTCCACGGGCGAGGGCATGATCGTCGCCATTGCGACCATCGGAACGATCATCGGCGCGATCATCGCCGGTAAGCTCGCCGACCGATTCGGCCGTAAGCCCGTTCTCTTCTGGATCGGCATTCTCTTTGGCGTCGGTGCCCTGGCGACCGCCCTGGCCCCACTTCCGACGCTGACCCCGCTTGGGGACGGAAAATTCGAGGCGTCTTCCTCCTTCCCGATCACGTTCTTCATGCTGTTCCGCTTCCTCGGCGGCATCGGCGTCGGACTGTCCTCCGTGGTCGCGCCCATCTACACCGCCGAGATCGCCCCCGCTCGCGTGCGCGGGCGCCTGGTCGGCTTGGTCCAGTTCAACATCGTCTTCGGTATCCTCCTTGCCTACGCCTCCAACGCGATCATCCGCGAGATCGCACACGAGGACATCGCCTGGCGTTGGATGCTCGGCGTCATGGCCGTCCCGGCCGTCTTCTTCCTCATCTTCCTGGCGACCGTTCCCGAGACGCCTCGCTGGCTCCTGGCCAACGGTCGCGAGGAGCGGGCCGTGAAGATTTCTGAACGCCTCACCACCTCTCGGGCAGAGTTCGACGAGCAGATCGCCGAGATAAAGGCGCAGATCGCCGAGGATGCTTCCGGCGGCAAGGTTGCCTTCTTCACGCGCCGCTACCGCAAGGTCATCCTCATGGCCTTCTGCATTGCGATGTTCAACCAGCTCTCCGGCATCAACGCGATCCTCTACTACGCTCCCAAGGTTATGAGGCTCGCCGGCGGCGAGGAGGTGCTCGGCGCGGCATTCCCCTACGTTGCCTCCGTCATCGTCGGCCTCATGAACCTGATCACCACGATGGCTGCCCTCACCGTCATCGACAAGCTGGGTCGGCGCCAGCTCATGATCGTCGGCTCCATCGGCTACCTCATCTCGCTTGGCTTCCTGTCGGCAATCATGTTCGCCTACAAGGGGGGTGTCTTCGAAGAAGGCAGCGCCGTTCCGGTCTGGCTGATTCTTGTCGGCCTGCTCGCCTTCATCGCCTCGCACGCCTTCGGTCAGGGCTCGGTCATCTGGGTGTTCATCTCGGAGATCTTCCCCAACCGCGTGCGCGCCCGCGGCCAGTCTCTGGGGTCGCTCACGCACTGGGTGTTCGCCTTCGTCATTACCTACGCGTTCCCCGTGCTCGCGGATAAGCTGGGCGGGGGTTTCGCCTTCGGAATCTTCTTCCTGGCCATGATCGGTCAGCTATTCTGGGTCCTGAAGGTTATGCCCGAAACGAAGGGCATTCCTCTGGAAGAAATGGAAGAGAAGCTGGGGTTGACGAATGACTAG
- a CDS encoding GNAT family acetyltransferase, translated as MSIPLAQRADAPEFVPLPGEHHGIEWEPLTGAHHGALAALFARMEARDNPPYRTSAEEVEEMLSSASQWRGLVGIVRRGLGAGRMVAFAQVVLRFPGRAECVCVGGVDPDFRGIGLGSAIVDWQEGTARQMLSEVEGDGPAQISCHVESGQDDLEAQLKVHGFRWARTYYELRASLADLPPVPDLGSYMSIEAWGPQWEEPALRAANRLNESEWGRPPLTQEQWMHGRTAFAPEWSFVAVDRTGDRPRVAGFLLASRYEQDWVALGWREGYIDQLGVLSAWRDSRVADALILASMWAQRRDGMDRAATGVGSANHTGVLAVYDYLGFRTVGQTRLYAIEV; from the coding sequence ATGAGCATTCCCCTCGCGCAGCGAGCCGATGCCCCCGAGTTCGTTCCCCTGCCGGGTGAACATCACGGCATCGAGTGGGAGCCCCTGACGGGGGCACACCACGGCGCCCTGGCCGCGCTCTTTGCCCGCATGGAGGCCCGCGACAACCCTCCCTACCGCACCAGCGCGGAGGAGGTGGAGGAAATGCTCTCCTCGGCCTCGCAGTGGAGAGGCCTCGTGGGCATCGTCAGACGAGGCCTGGGGGCCGGACGCATGGTCGCCTTCGCCCAGGTGGTCCTGCGCTTTCCCGGCCGCGCCGAGTGCGTGTGCGTGGGCGGGGTTGACCCCGACTTTCGAGGCATCGGCCTGGGAAGCGCGATCGTGGACTGGCAGGAGGGAACGGCCCGCCAGATGCTCTCCGAGGTGGAGGGGGACGGCCCCGCCCAGATCAGCTGCCACGTGGAGTCCGGCCAGGACGATCTCGAGGCGCAGCTCAAGGTTCACGGCTTCCGCTGGGCGCGCACCTACTACGAGCTGCGCGCGTCGCTGGCCGATCTGCCGCCCGTGCCCGACCTGGGATCCTACATGAGCATCGAGGCCTGGGGCCCGCAGTGGGAGGAACCCGCACTGCGCGCCGCGAACCGGCTCAACGAGTCCGAGTGGGGGCGCCCCCCGCTCACCCAGGAACAGTGGATGCACGGACGTACGGCGTTTGCCCCCGAGTGGTCATTTGTCGCCGTGGATCGCACCGGTGATCGCCCGCGCGTCGCCGGCTTCCTGCTGGCCTCACGCTACGAGCAGGATTGGGTCGCCCTGGGGTGGCGCGAGGGCTACATTGACCAGCTCGGTGTCCTCTCCGCGTGGCGCGACAGCCGCGTCGCCGACGCGCTGATCCTGGCCTCGATGTGGGCCCAGCGCCGCGATGGCATGGACCGCGCCGCGACGGGGGTGGGCTCGGCCAACCATACGGGCGTGCTCGCCGTGTACGACTATCTGGGTTTCCGCACGGTCGGGCAGACGCGGCTCTACGCGATCGAAGTGTGA
- a CDS encoding GNAT family N-acetyltransferase: MIGRDAPAVYALISLIERDDDAIRRTSVDDIADMMEGENGRDWVDTIVGLDAKQSICAVASVRVLRGIHEAATAIVSAYIHPHWRGRGVGRALLYWQDGRARQMLVETFGADSEVPASISNLVDAHMTDRRRLYIAAGFFAKRIYQVMYRDLAGGEVAPQARHGYRILPWNRVAQDQIRAIHMEAFQQAFRSPLRSLWWDDAMNHFDPRWSFVAVDAGGDVVGYAMTGRPAQRWVATGRPEAYIYLLGVAEAHRGRSVASALVGNTVAAASASGVSRIGLDVDLSGPDGAHSIYEHLGFVDESAEVYYTINQ, encoded by the coding sequence ATGATCGGCCGCGACGCACCCGCGGTGTACGCGCTGATCTCGCTCATCGAACGCGACGACGACGCCATCCGCCGCACCAGCGTCGACGACATTGCCGACATGATGGAAGGCGAAAACGGGCGCGACTGGGTGGACACGATCGTGGGCCTGGATGCCAAGCAGAGCATCTGCGCGGTCGCCTCCGTGCGCGTCCTGCGCGGCATTCACGAGGCGGCCACCGCCATCGTCAGCGCCTACATCCACCCCCACTGGCGCGGCCGTGGCGTCGGCCGCGCCCTCCTGTACTGGCAGGACGGGCGCGCCCGCCAGATGCTGGTCGAAACATTCGGAGCGGACTCCGAGGTCCCCGCCTCCATCTCCAACCTCGTCGACGCGCACATGACCGACCGGCGCCGCCTCTACATCGCCGCCGGGTTCTTCGCCAAACGCATCTACCAGGTCATGTACCGCGACCTGGCCGGAGGCGAGGTCGCGCCGCAGGCTCGCCACGGCTACCGCATCCTTCCGTGGAACCGCGTGGCCCAAGACCAGATCCGTGCCATCCACATGGAAGCATTCCAGCAGGCGTTCCGCTCCCCGCTGCGCTCCCTGTGGTGGGACGACGCCATGAACCACTTCGACCCGCGCTGGTCCTTCGTCGCCGTGGACGCAGGCGGCGACGTCGTCGGCTACGCGATGACGGGGCGCCCCGCCCAGCGCTGGGTGGCAACGGGCCGCCCCGAGGCCTACATCTACCTGCTCGGCGTCGCCGAGGCACACCGGGGCCGGTCGGTCGCCAGCGCGCTCGTGGGGAACACGGTCGCCGCCGCATCGGCCTCGGGGGTCTCACGCATCGGCCTCGACGTCGACCTCTCCGGCCCGGATGGCGCGCACAGCATCTACGAGCATCTCGGTTTCGTTGACGAGTCAGCCGAGGTCTACTACACGATCAACCAATAG
- a CDS encoding DNA gyrase/topoisomerase IV subunit B: MMHHVTPTDASDYNARHLSVLEGLEAVRKRPGMYIGSTDHRGLMHCLWEIIDNAVDEALEGYCDTIDVRLHPDHSASVADNGRGIPVDIVPGQGLTGVEVVYTKLHAGGKFGGGSYAASGGLHGVGASVVNALSARLDVQVDRGGKTHEMCFRRGEPGEFDDSKQRTPNSPFRPFVDGSTLKTVGKVKKSQTGTRVRYWADFQIFPATEGFSWENLLARARQTAFLVPGLTINCYDERGDEEITESFRFDGGVVDFANWLANDGAVTDTWHITGSGTYSETVQVLDPESGHLRATEVERTCDVDVALRWGIGYDTNLRSFVNIIATPKGGTHVAGFEQAVLKTLRAAIDKNARKLKVGAKDGRPEKDDVQAGMTAVVTVRFPEPQFEGQTKETLGTPQIRTVVNRVVTDWLKAKFASSKRDDKQQTSLLMEKVVGEMKARVSARIHKEISRKKNALETSSLPAKLADCRLEDVAETELFIVEGDSALGTAKAARNSHYQALFPIRGKILNVQKASTADMLANAECANIIQVIGAGSGRTFDLSQARYGKVILMTDADVDGAHIRTLLLTLFFRYMRPMIEAGRIYAAVPPLHRIEVAGKGRKKREYVYTYSEDELHRKLASLRRSGRTWKEPIQRYKGLGEMDADQLAETTMDRAHRSLRRITLADEEALRQAEDVFELLMGSTVGPRREFIVEESAGLDRMRIDA; the protein is encoded by the coding sequence ATGATGCACCACGTGACTCCTACCGACGCATCCGACTACAACGCGCGACACCTCTCGGTCCTCGAGGGGCTTGAGGCCGTGCGCAAGCGCCCCGGCATGTACATCGGCTCCACCGACCACCGGGGCCTCATGCACTGCCTGTGGGAGATCATCGACAACGCCGTCGACGAGGCCCTTGAGGGGTACTGCGACACCATCGACGTGCGCCTGCACCCCGACCACTCCGCCTCCGTCGCAGACAACGGGCGCGGCATTCCCGTCGACATCGTCCCCGGCCAGGGTCTGACCGGCGTCGAGGTCGTCTACACCAAGCTCCATGCGGGCGGCAAGTTCGGCGGCGGCTCCTACGCGGCCTCCGGAGGTCTCCACGGCGTCGGCGCCTCGGTCGTCAACGCCCTCTCCGCCCGCCTCGACGTCCAGGTCGACCGCGGCGGGAAGACCCACGAAATGTGCTTCCGCCGCGGCGAACCCGGCGAGTTCGACGACTCCAAGCAGCGCACCCCCAACTCGCCCTTCAGGCCCTTCGTGGACGGTTCGACCCTCAAGACGGTGGGTAAGGTGAAGAAGTCGCAGACCGGCACGCGCGTGCGATACTGGGCAGACTTCCAGATCTTCCCCGCCACCGAGGGCTTCTCCTGGGAAAACCTTCTGGCGCGCGCCCGCCAGACCGCGTTCCTCGTCCCCGGCCTGACCATCAACTGCTACGACGAGCGCGGCGACGAGGAAATCACCGAGAGCTTCCGCTTCGACGGAGGAGTCGTCGACTTTGCCAACTGGCTCGCCAACGACGGCGCCGTCACCGACACCTGGCACATCACCGGGTCCGGCACCTACTCCGAAACCGTTCAGGTCCTTGACCCCGAGAGCGGGCACCTGCGCGCCACCGAGGTCGAGCGCACCTGCGACGTCGACGTTGCCCTGCGGTGGGGCATCGGATACGACACGAACCTGCGCTCCTTCGTCAACATCATCGCTACCCCCAAGGGCGGCACCCACGTCGCAGGCTTCGAGCAGGCCGTCCTGAAAACCCTGCGCGCCGCCATCGATAAGAATGCCCGCAAACTCAAGGTCGGAGCCAAGGACGGGCGCCCCGAGAAGGACGACGTGCAGGCCGGAATGACGGCCGTCGTCACCGTGCGCTTCCCCGAACCGCAGTTCGAAGGCCAAACCAAGGAGACACTGGGGACGCCGCAGATCCGCACCGTCGTCAACCGCGTCGTCACCGACTGGCTGAAAGCAAAGTTCGCCTCCTCCAAGCGCGACGACAAGCAGCAGACCTCCCTGCTCATGGAGAAGGTCGTCGGCGAGATGAAGGCCCGCGTCTCCGCGCGCATCCACAAGGAGATCTCCCGCAAGAAGAACGCCCTGGAAACCTCCTCCCTGCCCGCCAAGCTCGCCGACTGTCGCCTCGAAGACGTCGCCGAAACCGAGCTCTTCATCGTCGAGGGAGACTCCGCCCTGGGCACGGCCAAGGCCGCGCGCAACTCCCACTACCAGGCGCTCTTCCCGATCCGCGGCAAGATCCTCAACGTTCAGAAGGCATCCACCGCCGACATGCTGGCCAACGCCGAATGCGCCAACATCATCCAGGTCATCGGCGCCGGGTCGGGCCGCACCTTCGACCTGTCCCAGGCCAGGTACGGCAAGGTCATCCTCATGACGGACGCCGACGTGGACGGCGCCCACATCCGCACCCTCCTGCTCACCCTCTTCTTCCGCTACATGCGCCCCATGATCGAGGCCGGGCGTATCTACGCTGCCGTCCCGCCCCTGCACCGCATCGAAGTGGCGGGCAAGGGCCGCAAGAAACGCGAGTACGTCTACACCTACTCCGAGGACGAGCTGCACCGCAAGCTCGCCTCCCTGCGCCGCTCGGGCCGCACCTGGAAGGAACCCATCCAGCGCTACAAGGGCCTGGGAGAAATGGATGCCGACCAGCTGGCCGAGACGACGATGGACCGTGCCCACCGCTCCCTGCGTCGCATCACCCTGGCCGACGAGGAGGCCCTGCGCCAGGCCGAGGACGTCTTCGAGCTCCTCATGGGATCCACCGTCGGCCCGCGCCGAGAGTTCATTGTCGAGGAATCTGCGGGCCTGGACCGCATGCGCATCGACGCCTAG